In Sphingobacterium sp. PCS056, the following proteins share a genomic window:
- a CDS encoding MFS transporter, protein MISKLHKPKLSTVQIINMSIGFLGIQTGFALQNGNASRILQTFGADVEHLSLFWLAAPITGMIVQPIIGYYSDRTWNKIGRRKPYFLIGAILTAIALILMPNAALFTAILPPLLIGAGMLTIMDASINVTMEPFRALVADNLPSSQRSLGFSIQTFIIGSGAVIGSWLPYVLTHYLGVDGTAAEGVIPPNVIYSFYCGAGILLLSILWTVLSTKEYSPEQLASFEDTALEVETIAKHRSGLFTIVDDFRTMPKTMKQLGLVQFFSWFALFMMWVYTTPAIAEHIFYLKDGDKSKLYMDAANWVGVLFGIYNAVSAIYALFLAKIAAKFGRKQTHAFSLIMGGLGLISIFIIKDPNLLIIPMIGIGLAWGSILAMPYAILSDSLPAKKMGVYMGIFNFFITFPQIVCGFFGGYMIKIFFDSNSVYGILLAGVFMLLGALAVLRIKDKI, encoded by the coding sequence ATGATTTCAAAACTGCATAAGCCAAAACTGTCAACCGTTCAGATTATCAATATGAGCATAGGCTTTTTGGGTATCCAAACAGGATTTGCTCTTCAAAACGGCAATGCATCGCGCATTCTCCAAACTTTTGGAGCTGATGTCGAGCATTTATCGCTTTTTTGGTTAGCAGCTCCCATTACCGGTATGATTGTACAACCAATTATAGGTTATTACAGTGATCGTACTTGGAATAAAATTGGGCGTCGTAAGCCATATTTTTTGATTGGCGCCATTTTAACAGCGATAGCACTGATATTAATGCCCAATGCTGCATTATTTACGGCTATTTTGCCACCTTTATTAATAGGTGCTGGTATGCTAACGATTATGGATGCATCGATCAATGTCACGATGGAGCCATTTCGGGCTTTGGTCGCGGACAATTTGCCGAGTTCACAACGTAGCCTAGGCTTTTCTATTCAGACTTTTATTATCGGCTCTGGAGCAGTTATTGGTTCTTGGTTACCTTATGTGCTCACCCATTACTTGGGAGTTGATGGTACAGCAGCAGAGGGAGTAATTCCTCCAAATGTGATATATTCTTTTTATTGCGGAGCAGGCATATTGTTGTTATCCATCTTGTGGACTGTTTTATCTACAAAAGAATATAGTCCCGAACAATTGGCTTCTTTTGAGGATACGGCACTTGAAGTAGAGACGATTGCCAAACATCGGTCAGGATTATTTACCATTGTTGATGATTTTAGGACCATGCCAAAAACAATGAAACAATTGGGCTTGGTGCAGTTCTTTTCCTGGTTTGCACTTTTTATGATGTGGGTATATACTACGCCAGCTATAGCAGAACATATCTTTTATCTAAAAGATGGTGATAAATCTAAACTCTATATGGATGCTGCCAATTGGGTAGGCGTATTGTTTGGGATCTATAACGCTGTTTCAGCAATTTATGCTTTGTTTTTAGCCAAAATAGCAGCTAAGTTCGGGCGTAAACAGACTCATGCTTTTTCATTGATAATGGGAGGTCTTGGATTGATCTCGATATTTATCATTAAGGACCCCAATCTACTGATTATCCCTATGATTGGCATTGGTCTAGCATGGGGAAGTATTTTAGCGATGCCTTATGCTATTTTAAGTGATAGTTTGCCCGCTAAAAAAATGGGGGTTTATATGGGTATTTTTAACTTTTTTATCACCTTTCCTCAAATCGTATGTGGTTTTTTTGGAGGATATATGATTAAAATTTTCTTTGATAGCAATTCTGTTTATGGTATTTTATTAGCGGGCGTTTTTATGTTGTTGGGCGCCTTAGCTGTGCTGCGGATCAAGGACAAAATTTAA
- a CDS encoding DUF4886 domain-containing protein: MYSIQITSILFFLSFIFSSSSYAQSQDQALDDGVIRILAIGNSFSEDAIENNLYELANARGKKIVIGNLYIGGAPLDLHVKNAIGDSSAYSYRKINESGEKKVLEKIKISTALTDEPWDYISFQQASPLSGKYDTYAKDLPLLYAYVTQHVKYPDTKYILHQTWAYQHDSDHSGFSLYGRDQTAMYHAIVSTSEKVYSWGNFSILVPVGTAIQNARTSYIGDHFTRDGYHLNLNYGRFIAACVWYESLFHENVQTNAYVPLSISYVESKIAKEAAHLAVKSPYRVTTLSRYSIWSY; this comes from the coding sequence ATGTATAGCATTCAAATTACTTCTATTCTATTTTTTCTTTCCTTTATCTTTTCATCTTCATCATATGCGCAAAGCCAAGATCAAGCTTTAGATGATGGGGTTATACGAATATTAGCTATTGGAAATAGTTTTTCTGAAGATGCTATTGAAAACAATCTATATGAATTGGCAAATGCGCGTGGGAAAAAAATCGTGATTGGAAATCTCTATATTGGAGGCGCTCCCTTGGATTTGCATGTTAAAAATGCAATTGGAGATAGCAGCGCCTACAGTTACCGCAAGATAAATGAGTCCGGTGAAAAAAAGGTGCTGGAAAAGATAAAAATATCGACAGCTCTTACCGATGAGCCATGGGATTATATCAGTTTTCAGCAAGCGAGCCCACTATCGGGTAAGTATGATACTTATGCGAAAGATCTACCTCTTCTATACGCATATGTCACGCAACATGTAAAATACCCCGACACCAAGTATATTTTGCATCAAACATGGGCTTATCAGCATGACTCTGATCACAGCGGTTTTAGTTTATATGGACGTGACCAAACTGCGATGTATCATGCTATCGTATCTACATCTGAAAAAGTATACAGTTGGGGCAATTTTTCCATTTTAGTACCTGTTGGTACGGCCATACAAAATGCAAGAACTTCTTATATAGGCGATCATTTTACAAGGGACGGATACCATCTTAATTTGAATTATGGTCGGTTTATAGCAGCATGCGTATGGTATGAATCTTTATTTCATGAAAATGTACAAACCAACGCTTACGTACCTTTATCAATAAGTTATGTAGAAAGTAAAATTGCAAAGGAAGCGGCACATTTAGCGGTTAAAAGCCCTTACCGTGTAACTACTTTATCTCGTTATAGTATTTGGAGTTATTGA